The genomic window GCAGGGAGCCGCCGGGCCGCGACGTCCACGGTGAGCCGCCCCGCCTCCTCGGTGTCGTCCTCGACGAAGAGGAAGAAGTCGTCGAGACCCTGGGTGAGGGGCTGCGTTCCGGAGTTGATGCGGTGGGCGTTCGTGACGACGCCGGACTGCTGGGCCTGGCGGAAGATGCGGGTGAGACGCACGGAGGGGACCGGGCTGCCGTCCGAGAGGAGGTCACTGAGCACCTCGCCCGCGCCGACGCTCGGCAGCTGGTCCACGTCTCCGACGAGCAGCAGATGCGCGCCGGGCGCCACGGCCTTCACCAGCTTGTTGGCGAGGAGCAGATCGAGCATGGACGCCTCGTCGACGACGACCAGATCGGCATCGAGGGGCCGGTCCCTGTCGTAGGCCGCGTCGCCGCCCGGCTTGAGCTCCAGCAGCCGGTGCACGGTGGACGCCTCGGCCCCGGTGAGCTCGGCGAGCCGCTTGGCCGCACGCCCCGTGGGCGCGGCGAGCACCACCTTGGCCTTCTTGGCCCGGGCCAGCTCGACGATCGAGCGGACCGTGAAGGACTTGCCGCAGCCCGGGCCGCCGGTGAGGACGGCCACCTTGCGGGTGAGGGCCAGGCGCACGGCCTGCTCCTGCTCGGGCGCCAGCTCCGCGCCCGTACGGTCCGCGAGCCAGGCCAGCGCCTTGTCCCAGGCGACGTCATGGAACGCCGGCATTCGGTCCTCGTCCGTGCGCAGCAGCCGGGTCAGCTGCGCGGAGAGGGACAGCTCGGCACGGTGGAACGGCACCAGATAGACCGCGGTCAGCGGATCGCCCCCTTCCGGGTCCGGGACCCGCTCCCGTACGACGCCTTCCTCGTCGGCCGCGAGCTCGGCGAGACACTCGATGACCAGACCCGTGTCGACCTGGAGGAGCTTCACGGCGTCGGCGATGAGCTTCTCCTGGGGGAGGAAGCAGTGGCCCTGGTCCGTGGACTGCGACAGTGCGTACTGCAAGCCGGCCTTGACCCGGTCGGGGCTGTCGTGGGGGATGCCGACGGCCTGGGCGATGCGGTCGGCGGTGAGGAAGCCGATGCCCCAGACGTCCGCCGCGAGGCGGTACGGCTGGTTCTTCACGACGGAGATCGAGGCATCCCCGTACTTCTTGTAGATCCGCACGGCGATGGAGGTGGAGACGCCCACGCCCTGGAGGAAGACCATGACCTCCTTGATGGCCTTCTGCTCCTCCCAGGCGGCGCCGATCATCTTCGTCCGCTTCGGGCCGAGGCCGGGGACCTCGATGAGCTTCTCGGGCTCGCGCTCGATGATGTCCAGGGTGTCGGCCCCGAAGTGGTCGACGATCCGCTCGGCGATTCTGGGGCCGATGCCCTTGATCAGGCCGGAGCCGAGATAGCGCCGGATGCCCTGGACGGTGGCGGGGAGGACCGTCGTGTAGTTCTCGACGGTGAACTGCTTGCCGTACTGCGGGTGGGAGCCCCAGCGGCCCTCCATGCGCAGCGATTCGCCCGGCTGCGCGCCGAGGAGGGAGCCGACCACCGTGAGGAGGTCGGCACCGCCGCGGCCGGTGTCGACGCGGGCGACCGTGTACCCGTTCTCCTCGTTGGCATAGGTGATCCGCTCCAGGACCCCTTCGAGCACTGCCAGATTGGACATGATCCGACGCTACCGTCCCGGTCGGACAGCCCACCGGGCCTGTGGAAAACTCCGGCCGCCACCCGCACGCAGCCCCGACCGCCCGCCCGCACGCCCGGACATGCTTGCCGGACAGCTCAAGGGGCCCGGTCATACGACCGGGCCCCGCTCACTCCCCCACCGGCAGAACTCCCCGATCCCCCCAGATCCCTCCCCGGGAGCCCTGACGCCAAGTACGACTTCCCTCACGCCAGAAGGGTTGCACGATTGCGGGCAGTTATTTTTGCGGAATCTCGAAATGCCGACATACCGGGGCAGCCTTAGCGTTTTCGCCATGAGCGACGATTCGTTTCAGCAGGACGTTCTGAACGAGCTGGGCGACGACCAGCTCACCGAGATCGCCGGACTGCTCGGTACGGATGCGGCCGGGGCCACGACCGTCGTCGACAGCTCGGTCTCCGAGCTGTCCGGCGGACTGCGGGAGGCCGCGGCGACACCCGACCAGGCGGAGGAGGTCCGGCAGGCCGTCGCCGAGGTGTCCGAGCCACCCCTGGAGGGCGTGGCGCCCCTCGGCGGCGGACTGCTGGGCGGCGGCTTGATGGCAAGCGTGCTCTCCCGGCTGGCCCGGCCCGCCGCGATGGCGGTCGCCAAACGGACGGGGCTTCCCGTCGCCACGGTCAGCCGCGTACTCGAACTGCTGATCCCCGTGGTGGTGACCGTCCTGACGAAGCGTGCGGCAAGAGGCCGGTCCGCCGGCGCCGGAGGCGCTCCCGCGACCCGCGGAGGCGCTCCCGGCGCAGCGGCATCCCCCGGCGCCTCCGAGAGCGGCATGGGCGAGGTGCTCGGCGGCCTGCTGGGCGGCGAGCCGAAGAAGCGCTGAGCCGCCCCGCAAGGGTCGTCCGGGGGCGCTACAGCGCGTGCTGGACGTAGCGGGCCGCCGTCTCGGACAGCACCTCCGCGCCGTCACGTGCCCACAGCGCGTCGTTGAAGAGCTCCACCTCGATGGGGCCGGTGTAGCCCGCCGCGTCGACCCGTTCGCGCCAGGCGCGCAGGTCGACGGCGCCGTCGCCCAGCTGCCCGCGGCCGTTGAGCACGCCGGCCGGCAGCGGCGTGGTCCAGTCGGCCAGTTGGAACGAGTGGATCCGCCCGCCCTCGCCCGCGCGTGCCACCGCCGCCGGAGCCTGGTCGTCCCACCAGATGTGGTACGTGTCCACGACGACGCCGACCTGCTCCGCGGGGAAGCGCTCGGCGATGTCGAGGGCCTGGGTCAGTGTGGAGACGGCGCAGCGGTCCGCGGCGTACATCGGGTGCAGCGGTTCGATCGCGAGGCGCACCCCCCGCTCGCCCGCGTACGGGGCGAGCTCACCCAGCGCGTCCGCGATGCGTTCGCGTGCGGCGGGCAGGTCCCTGCTGCCCGGCGGCAAGCCTCCCGAGACGAGGACGAGGGTGTCGGTGCCCAACGTCGCCGCCTCGTCGATGGCCGCGCGGTTGTCGGCCAGGGCCTGTGCCCGCTCCGCTCTGTCGATGGCGGTGAAGAAGCCGCCACGGCACAGAGTGGTGACCGCGAGCCCCGCGTCCCGCACGAGCTTGGCCGCGGCCTCGGTCCCGTACTCGCGCACGGGTTCGCGCCACAGCCCCACTCCGGGTACACCGAGCGCCGCGCAGGCTTGCGTGAGCTCGGGCAGGGTGAGCTGCTTGACGGTCATCTGGTTGATGCTGAACCGGGCGAGATCGTGCGTCACTGGGCCACTCCGTACACCGTGAGCAGGGACTTCATCCTGGCCTCCGCCAGTGCCGGGTCCGGGAACAGGCCGAGACCGTCGGCGAGTTCGTACGCGCGCGCGAGATGCGGCAGCGACCGCGCGGACTGCAGGCCGCCGACCATCGTGAAGTGCGACTGGTGGCCGGCCAGCCACGCAAGGAGGACCACTCCCGTCTTGTAGAAGCGGGTGGGCGCCTCGAACAGATGGCGGGAGAGCGCGACCGTCGGATCGAGGGTCGCGCGGAACCCCTTGGTGTCGCCGGTGTCCAGGACGCGCACCGCCTCGGCCGCCAGCGGCCCCAGGGGGTCGAAAATCCCCAGCAGCGCGTGGCTGAAGCCCTGGTCGTCACCCGCGATGAGCTCGGGGTAGTTGAAGTCGTCGCCCGTGTAGCAGCGCACGCCCCCGGGGAGCCGCCGGCGCAGGTCGATCTCGCGCTGTGCGTCCAGCAGCGAGACCTTGATGCCGTCGACCTTGTCGGGGTGTTCGGTGATGACCTTGAGGAAGGTCTCGGTGGCCGCGTCGAGGTCCGTGCTGCCCCAGTAGCCCTCCAGTGCCGGGTCGAACATCGGTCCGAGCCAGTGGAGGATGACGGGCTCCCGCGCCTGTCGCAGCAGATGGCCGTACAGGTCGAGATAGTCCTCGGGGCCGCGCGCGGCCGCGACGAGCGCCCTGGAGGCCATGAGAATGGCCTGTGCCCCGCAGTCCTCCACGTGCGCGAGCTGCTCCTCGTACGCCGCCTTCACGGCCTCCAGGTCCGCCCCGGGCTGCGTGAGCTGGTCGGTGCCGGCACCGCAGGCGATCCTGCCGCCCACCGCCTTCGCCTCCGCGGCCGAGCGGCGGATCAGCTCCGCGGCGCCCGCCCAGTCCAGGCCCATGCCCCGCTGCGCCGTGTCCATGGCCTCGGCGACCCCGAGCCCGTGCGCCCACAGATGGCGCCGGAAGGCGAGCGTCGCGTCCCAGTCGACGGCGGCAAGGCCGTCCGGGGTGGTGTCGGCGTACGGGTCGGCGACGACGTGCGCGGCCGAGAAGACCGTGCGGGAGACGAGCGGGGAACTGCCTACGGAGTAGGCAGTCGCTCCGGCCCGCGGTTCGTACGTGCGGAGCGTCCCCCCGGCGCCCGGCAGTCGGACCGTCACAGCGTCAGCTCCGGAACGTCGAATCGGCGCCCCTCTGCCGACGACTTCAGTCCGAGTTCGGCGAGCTGCACCCCGCGCGCACCCGCGAGCAGGTCCCAGTGGTACGGCTCCCCGAGGGCGATGTGGCGCAGGAAGAGCTCCCACTGCGCCTTGAAGCCGTTGTCGAACTCCCTGTTGTCCGGCACCTCCTGCCACTGGTCGCGGAAGGACTCGGTGGCGGGCAGGTCCGGGTTCCACACGGGCTTCGGCGTGGCGCTGCGGTGCTGTACGCGGCAACGGCGCAGCCCGGCGACGGCCGAGCCGTGCGTACCGTCGACCTGGAACTCGACCAGTTCGTCGCGGTTCACACGGACCGCCCAGGAGGAGTTGATCTGGGCGACGGCGCCGCCCTCCAGCTGGAAGACGGCGTACGCGGCGTCGTCCGCGGTGGCCGCGTACGGCTTGCCGCGCTCGTCCCAGCGCTGCGGGATGTGGGTGACCACGTGCGATTGAACGCTCGTCACCCGGCCGAACAGCTCGTGGAGCACGTACTCCCAGTGCGGGAACATGTCGACGACGATGCCGCCGCCGTCCTCGGAGCGGTAGTTCCAGGAGGGCCGCTGGGCCTCCTGCCAGTCGCCTTCGAAGACCCAGTAGCCGAACTCTCCCCGTACGGAGAGGATCTCCCCGAAGAAGCCGCCTTCGATGAGGCGCTTCAGCTTCAGCAGCCCGGGCAGGAAGATCTTGTCCTGGACGACGCCGTGCCTGACGCCGGCGACCTGGGCGAGCCGGGCGAGTTCGAGGGCGCCGTCGAGGTCGGTCGCGGTGGGCTTCTCCGTGTAGATGTGCTTGCCTGCGGCGATCGCCTTCTTGATCGCTTCGACGCGGGCCGATGTGACCTGGGCGTCGAAGTAGATGTCGACCGTGTCGTCGGCGAGCACGGCGTCGAGGTCCGTGGACCACTCCGTCAGGCCGTGCCGCTCGGCGAGTTCACGCAAGGCGTGCTCGCGGCGGCCGACGAGGACCAGCTCCGGCCAGAGGACCTCGCCGTCGCCGAGGTCGAGACCGCCCTGCTCGCGGATCGCGAGGATGGAGCGCACCAGGTGCTGCCGGTACCCCATCCGTCCGGTGACGCCGTTCATGGCGATCCGCACTGTCCTGCGTGTCACGAAACTTCCTCCATGTCCCCAGTTCCCCTGTCCCCCGCGATTCCCCGCGCCCTCGCGTCGTCACGTTCTCGCACCTCACGTCGTCGGTCGGCTGCGAAACGGTGACAGCAAGCGCTTTCTATGCGCTATGACGCTAGCCTGCGCACAGTGGCCCTGCAAGAGCTCGGCCCGATCTCCCCGGAGGAAAGCGATGACAGTCACGCTGGCGGATGTGGCGGCCCGCGCCCGGGTGTCTCCGGCGACCGTCTCCCGGGTGCTCAACGGCAACTACCCGGTCGCCGCGACGACTCGGGAGCGCGTGCTGCGCGCCGTCGACGAGCTCGACTACGTACTCAACGGCCCGGCCAGTTCGCTCGCCGCCGCCACCTCCGACCTGGTCGGCATCCTCGTCAACGACATCGCCGACCCGTTCTTCGGGATCATGGCCGGGGCGGCGCAGACCGCCATCGGGGAGGGGGCCTTCGGGCGGGCCGGCGGCGAGAAGCTGGCGGTCGTCTGCAACACGGGCGGCTCGCCGGAGCGCGAACTGACCTACCTCACCCTCCTCCAGCGGCAGCGTGCCGCGGCGGTCGTCCTGACCGGAGGGGCCCTGGAGAACCCGGACCACATCGCCGCGATGTCGGCCAAGCTGGCGAGGCTCGCGAGTGCGGGGACGACGGTGGTGCTGTGCGGCCGGCCGCCTGTGCCGGGCGAGTCCGTCACGGCCACGCTGACCTTCGACAACCGGGGCGGGGGACGGCGGCTCACCGAGCACCTGCTCGCTCTGGGGCACCGCAGGATCGGGTACGTCGCAGGCCCGGCCGAGCGCACGACGACGCGCCATCGCCTCGAAGGCCACCGTGCGGCACTGGCCGCGGCGGGGGTCGACGAGGACCAGGAACGGCTCACGGTGCACGGTTCGTACGACCGCCGCTCGGGCTACGACGCGACGCGCGAACTGCTGCGCCGCGACCCGGGACTGACCGCGATCGCCGCGGCCAACGACACGGTGGCGCTGGGCGCCTGCGCGGCACTGCGCGATCAGGGCCTGCGCATTCCGGAGGACGTCTCGGTGGCCGGCTTCGACGATCTGCCGTTCTCGGTGGACGCGGTTCCCGCGCTCACGACGGTACGGCTGCCGCTGCACGAGGCGGGGATGCGGGCGGGGCGGCTCGCGATGGGCAAGGAGGCGCCGCCGCCGGGCGGTATCGCGACGATCGGCGCGGAGCTGATGGCGCGGGCGTCGACGGCACCGCCGAAGCGGGGGTGAGCCCGGGCCGGGCCGCCCGGGCCGGGCTCACGGTCCGCGGCGAGGCCAGGCCAGGCCGATGGTGCCGTCGGCGGGGCCCCGCCCTCGATCCAGCCCTCGACCCCCGGCCTCGGCCCGATGGCCGTCGGTGCCTGATCAGGGGCGTGGGCGAAAGTTATCCACAGGTCTTGCCGGGGGTCGGCGACCGAACCTAGCCTTGACTCAGTCAAAGGAAAGGTCGGGGTGGATCATGGCCGTTCACGAGATCCGCGCTTTCAACCGCTTTTATACGAACCTCATCGGCGCGCTCGACTACAGCAAGCATCTGTACACGCCGTACACGCTGACGGAGTCCCGCGTGCTGTACGAGCTGGCGCATGCCCCGCGCACGGATGCGGCCGATCTCCGGATGGAGCTCTCGCTGGACGCGGGGTACCTGAGCCGGCTGCTGGGCAAGTTCGAGCGCGACGGGCTGGTCGAGCGGGCGCCGTCGGAGGCGGACTCGCGGCGGCAGCGCATCACGCTCACGCAGCGTGGGCGCGAGGCCACCACGCTGCTGGACGAGCGGTCGCGGGAAGCCGTCGGCAAGTTGCTGTCGGCCGTGCCTGCGGACGACCGCCCCCGTCTGGCGGAGGCGATGCGCACGGTGCGGGACATACTGGGCGAGGCCCGCCCCGACCAGGACAGGCATCATGAGGGGCCCGTGCTGCGGGAGCCCGCCCCCGGCGACCTGGGCTGGATGGTCCAGCGCCACGGCGCGCTCTACGCCGCGGAGTACGGGTGGAACACCGACTTCGAGGGCCTTGTCGCCCGTATCGTCGCCGACTTCGCCCAGGACCACGATCCGTATCTGGAGCGGGTGTGGATAGCCGAGCTGGACAGCCGCCCGGTCGGCTCGGTGATGTGCGTACGGGACGAGGCGCCGGCCACCGCCCGGCTGCGGCTGCTGCTGGTCGAGCCCGATGCGCGCGGGCACGGTCTCGGCGACCGGCTGGTGCGCACGGTCGTGGACTTCGCCCGCGAGGTCGGCTACCGGGACCTGGTGCTGTGGACCAATGACGTGCTCACCGCCGCCCGTAGGCTCTACCAGCGCGCCGGGTTCACCCTCGTCGCGGAGAAGCCCCACCGCTCGTACGGTGTCGACCTGGTCGGCCAGGACTGGCGGCTCCCACTCCAGGAAGGTCCGGCTCGATGAAGCTCGCGTTCTCAACGCTCGGGGTGCCCAGGCTGCCCGTACCGGAAGTGGCCGCCCTCGCCGCATCGGCCGGCTATCGGGGAGTGGAGCTGCGGGCGCACCCCGAGGAGCCGGTCCATCCCGGAATCGGTCCGCGCGAACGGGCGGCGGTGAAGGCGGAGTTCGCCCGCGCGGGCGTGGAAATCCTCACGGTCGCGGGGTATGCGCGGGTGGCGGCAGCGGGCGCCGACGAGGCCGTCCGTGAGGAGCTCGGCGAACTGCTCACGCTGGCACATGACTTGGGCGCCTCTTACGTACGGGTATTCCCCGGGGGCGGCGACCAGGATCCGGCGGCGGCCGACGCCACGGCCGCCCGCCGGCTGGCCTCGGCCGCGGAGACAGCGGCTGAGCTGGGCGTGCGGATCCTGCTGGAGACCCATGACTCGCACCGCACGGGCGCGGCGGTGTCCCGGATCCTGGGTACGGTCGGCCATCGCCATGCGGGCGCGCTGTGGGACGTGATGCACCCCTGGCTGGACGGCGAGCCACCGGCCGCCACACACGCCGCGCTCGCCCCGTTCCTCGGCTATGTCCAGGTCAAGGACGTCACGTCGCCGCAGGACCTCACGCCCCTTCCCCTCGGTGCCGGCGCCCTGCCCCTCGCCGAGTGCCTGGCGCTCACGGACGACGAAGGCTGGGTGTGCTGGGAGTACGAGAAGCACTGGTATCCGGAAGCGGCGGAGCTGCCGGGGCTGCTGGCAGCGGGGAGGGAGCACCTGGAGTCGCTGGCCGCGCCAGTGAGGTGAGGGCGACCCCGCCGACGAGCAGGGCCGCCGCGCACCAGCGCAGCGGGCTGACGGGCTCGCCCAGGATGAGGGCCGCGGAGGACATGCCGAAGACGGGGACGAGGAGGGAGAAGGGCGCCACGGAGGATGCCGGGTGGTTGCGCAGGAGCCAGCCCCAGGCGCCGAAGCCGAAGACCGTGGTGACCCACGCGACGTAGACGATGACGCCTGCGCCCGTCCAGTCGAGGCCGCGCAGTGCGGCGAGGTCCCGCTCCGGGCCTTCGAGCAGAAGGGAGAGGACGACCAGAGGGAGTACGGGAACGGTCGAGACCCAGACCATGAAGTTGAGCGCGTCGGGCGGGGATGCCTTGCGGGTCAGGACGTTGGAGACGCCCCAGCAGGCGGCCGCGGCGATCACCAGCGCGAAGCCGATCATCGGGCCCGAGCCGCCCTCGTCGATGGCGGCGACGCCGATTCCGGCCAGGGCGATGAGCATGCCGAGCAGCCGCACGCGGCCGGGCCGCTCGCCCAGGGCCAGGAAGGCGAAGAGCGCGGTGAACACCGCCTGGATCTGCAGGATCAGTGAGGACAGCCCGGCCGGGGCGCCTTCGTTCATCCCGGTGAAGAGCAGGCTGAACTTGGCGACGCCCAGGACCAGTCCGACGCCGATGATCCACTTCCAGGCCACTTTGGGGCGGCCGACGAAGAACACGGCCGGAAGCGCGGCGACCAGGAAGCGCAGTGCCGAGAAGAGGAGAGGGGGAAAGTGATCGAGCCCGATCTCGATGACGACGAAGTTCACGCCCCACACAGCGGCGACGAGGGCGGCGAGAGCGATGTGAGCGGGGCGCATGACCACAGGTTCGCGGGTGCCCCCTCGTAGCACCAGTGCGGATTTCTACACGGTGGCCGGAAGCAACGCTTAAGCGGCGCGGCAGCAGCACGCACGGCCACCGGCGCCCCCTCCCTGCGGAGGTGGCGCACACCGGGCGCGCCCCCTTCCCCGGCACCTGGCCGCCTCGCGCTCCGGCCGCCTCGACCGCCTCGGCCGCCCGGAGTTGGTTCCTCCGGCACCGCGGGCACCGTCCCGCTTCTCGGCGACCACATCCCTTGACTGGCAGTTACTTTCCAGATATCCGTGACACCTTGGAAGTTTCTTTCACGGGAGGAGCACCAGTGCAGGACCGGACGACCCCCTCCAGACGTACTCTCCTCACCGCGACAGCCGCCGGAGCCGCGGCCGTCGCCCTTGCCGCAGGCCCGGCGAGCGCCCACAGCGGCGCCCGGGCCGAGGCCGCCACACGTGACCGCCTCAAGCGGCTCATCTCCCGGATGAGTCTGGAGGAGAAGGTCGGGCAGCTCTTCGTCATGCGGGTGTACGGCCACTCGGCCACCGCCCCCGACCAGGCCGATGTCGACGCCAACCTCACGGAGATCGGCGTCCGGACCGCCGCCGAGCTGATCGAGCGTTACCACGTCGGCGGAATCATCTACTTCGTCTGGGCCCACAACACCCGCGACCCCCACCAGATCGCAGACCTCTCCAACGGCATCCAGCAGGCGGGTCTCGCCCAGCCCACGCCCATCCCCCTGCTGATCTCCACCGACCAGGAGCACGGCATCGTCGCCCGCGTCGGCAAGCCCGCGACCCTCGTGCCCGGCGCGATGGCGCTCGGCGCGGGCGGTTCGCGGTCGGACGCCCGTGAGGCGGCGCGGATCGCGGGGGCCGAGCTCGCCGCGATGGGCATCCTGCAGAACTACGCGCCGGTCGCCGATGTGAATGTGAACCCGGCCAACCCCGTCATCGGCGTACGGTCCTTCGGCTCCGATCCGCAGGCCGTGGCCGGGCTCGTCGCCGCCCAGGTGCGCGGGTACCAGAGCGCGGGCATCGCCGCGACGTCCAAGCACTTCCCTGGCCACGGCGACACCAAGGACGACAGCCACTACGCCCTCCCCACCATCCACCACACCCGCCAGCAGTGGGGCGAGTTGGACGCGCCGCCGTTCCAGGCCGCGATCGCCGCCGGCATCGACTCGATCATGACCGCGCACATCGTGGTCCCCGCGCTCGACCCCAGCGAGGACCCCGCGACCCTCTCCCGCCCCATCCTGACGGGCATCCTGCGCGAACAGCTCGGTTACGACGGCGTCGTGGTCACCGACTCCCTCGGTATGGCGGGCGTGCGGCAGAAGTACGGCGACGAGCGCGTCCCCGTGCTGGCGCTGAAGGCCGGCTGCGACCAGCTGCTCAACCCGCCCAGCCTGCCCATCGCCTGGAACGCCGTCCTCGATGCCGTCAAGAGTGGCGAGCTGACCGAACAGCGCCTCGAGGAGTCCATCCTGCGCATCCTCCTGCTGAAGACGAAACTCGGCTTGTTCCGC from Streptomyces formicae includes these protein-coding regions:
- a CDS encoding glycoside hydrolase family 3 protein, which produces MQDRTTPSRRTLLTATAAGAAAVALAAGPASAHSGARAEAATRDRLKRLISRMSLEEKVGQLFVMRVYGHSATAPDQADVDANLTEIGVRTAAELIERYHVGGIIYFVWAHNTRDPHQIADLSNGIQQAGLAQPTPIPLLISTDQEHGIVARVGKPATLVPGAMALGAGGSRSDAREAARIAGAELAAMGILQNYAPVADVNVNPANPVIGVRSFGSDPQAVAGLVAAQVRGYQSAGIAATSKHFPGHGDTKDDSHYALPTIHHTRQQWGELDAPPFQAAIAAGIDSIMTAHIVVPALDPSEDPATLSRPILTGILREQLGYDGVVVTDSLGMAGVRQKYGDERVPVLALKAGCDQLLNPPSLPIAWNAVLDAVKSGELTEQRLEESILRILLLKTKLGLFRGPFVTHEGVDRMVGTRSHLKAADRIAEETTTLLANEGGLLPLSRRRHADVLVVGADPASPSGTTGPPTTTLAAAFTELGYAATALSTGITPTAAKIDEAVAAAAGKDVVVVGTYNVSATSPQRTLVSRLAATGVPVVTVAIRNPYDIAQLTGMGVAASLAAYSWTDVELRAAVRVIAGRAEPAGRLPVPVQRADDPAQVLYPVGYGLTY
- a CDS encoding DUF937 domain-containing protein, coding for MSDDSFQQDVLNELGDDQLTEIAGLLGTDAAGATTVVDSSVSELSGGLREAAATPDQAEEVRQAVAEVSEPPLEGVAPLGGGLLGGGLMASVLSRLARPAAMAVAKRTGLPVATVSRVLELLIPVVVTVLTKRAARGRSAGAGGAPATRGGAPGAAASPGASESGMGEVLGGLLGGEPKKR
- a CDS encoding dihydrodipicolinate synthase family protein; this encodes MTVRLPGAGGTLRTYEPRAGATAYSVGSSPLVSRTVFSAAHVVADPYADTTPDGLAAVDWDATLAFRRHLWAHGLGVAEAMDTAQRGMGLDWAGAAELIRRSAAEAKAVGGRIACGAGTDQLTQPGADLEAVKAAYEEQLAHVEDCGAQAILMASRALVAAARGPEDYLDLYGHLLRQAREPVILHWLGPMFDPALEGYWGSTDLDAATETFLKVITEHPDKVDGIKVSLLDAQREIDLRRRLPGGVRCYTGDDFNYPELIAGDDQGFSHALLGIFDPLGPLAAEAVRVLDTGDTKGFRATLDPTVALSRHLFEAPTRFYKTGVVLLAWLAGHQSHFTMVGGLQSARSLPHLARAYELADGLGLFPDPALAEARMKSLLTVYGVAQ
- a CDS encoding EamA family transporter, translating into MRPAHIALAALVAAVWGVNFVVIEIGLDHFPPLLFSALRFLVAALPAVFFVGRPKVAWKWIIGVGLVLGVAKFSLLFTGMNEGAPAGLSSLILQIQAVFTALFAFLALGERPGRVRLLGMLIALAGIGVAAIDEGGSGPMIGFALVIAAAACWGVSNVLTRKASPPDALNFMVWVSTVPVLPLVVLSLLLEGPERDLAALRGLDWTGAGVIVYVAWVTTVFGFGAWGWLLRNHPASSVAPFSLLVPVFGMSSAALILGEPVSPLRWCAAALLVGGVALTSLARPATPGAPSPLPAAPAAPPLPDTSASRTPSTPSLRRP
- a CDS encoding bifunctional helix-turn-helix transcriptional regulator/GNAT family N-acetyltransferase: MAVHEIRAFNRFYTNLIGALDYSKHLYTPYTLTESRVLYELAHAPRTDAADLRMELSLDAGYLSRLLGKFERDGLVERAPSEADSRRQRITLTQRGREATTLLDERSREAVGKLLSAVPADDRPRLAEAMRTVRDILGEARPDQDRHHEGPVLREPAPGDLGWMVQRHGALYAAEYGWNTDFEGLVARIVADFAQDHDPYLERVWIAELDSRPVGSVMCVRDEAPATARLRLLLVEPDARGHGLGDRLVRTVVDFAREVGYRDLVLWTNDVLTAARRLYQRAGFTLVAEKPHRSYGVDLVGQDWRLPLQEGPAR
- a CDS encoding ATP-dependent RecD-like DNA helicase — encoded protein: MSNLAVLEGVLERITYANEENGYTVARVDTGRGGADLLTVVGSLLGAQPGESLRMEGRWGSHPQYGKQFTVENYTTVLPATVQGIRRYLGSGLIKGIGPRIAERIVDHFGADTLDIIEREPEKLIEVPGLGPKRTKMIGAAWEEQKAIKEVMVFLQGVGVSTSIAVRIYKKYGDASISVVKNQPYRLAADVWGIGFLTADRIAQAVGIPHDSPDRVKAGLQYALSQSTDQGHCFLPQEKLIADAVKLLQVDTGLVIECLAELAADEEGVVRERVPDPEGGDPLTAVYLVPFHRAELSLSAQLTRLLRTDEDRMPAFHDVAWDKALAWLADRTGAELAPEQEQAVRLALTRKVAVLTGGPGCGKSFTVRSIVELARAKKAKVVLAAPTGRAAKRLAELTGAEASTVHRLLELKPGGDAAYDRDRPLDADLVVVDEASMLDLLLANKLVKAVAPGAHLLLVGDVDQLPSVGAGEVLSDLLSDGSPVPSVRLTRIFRQAQQSGVVTNAHRINSGTQPLTQGLDDFFLFVEDDTEEAGRLTVDVAARRLPARFGLDPRRDVQVLAPMHRGPAGAGTLNGLLQQAITPARPDLPEKRLGGRVFRVGDKVTQVRNNYEKGKNGVFNGTVGVVTSLNPVDQRLTVLTDEDEEVPYDFDELDELAHAYAVTIHRSQGSEYPAVVIPVTTGAWMMLQRNLLYTAVTRAKKLVVLVGSRKAIGQAVRTVSAGRRFTALDHRLAGEGIVGRIT
- a CDS encoding Gfo/Idh/MocA family protein, which translates into the protein MTRRTVRIAMNGVTGRMGYRQHLVRSILAIREQGGLDLGDGEVLWPELVLVGRREHALRELAERHGLTEWSTDLDAVLADDTVDIYFDAQVTSARVEAIKKAIAAGKHIYTEKPTATDLDGALELARLAQVAGVRHGVVQDKIFLPGLLKLKRLIEGGFFGEILSVRGEFGYWVFEGDWQEAQRPSWNYRSEDGGGIVVDMFPHWEYVLHELFGRVTSVQSHVVTHIPQRWDERGKPYAATADDAAYAVFQLEGGAVAQINSSWAVRVNRDELVEFQVDGTHGSAVAGLRRCRVQHRSATPKPVWNPDLPATESFRDQWQEVPDNREFDNGFKAQWELFLRHIALGEPYHWDLLAGARGVQLAELGLKSSAEGRRFDVPELTL
- a CDS encoding LacI family DNA-binding transcriptional regulator — encoded protein: MTVTLADVAARARVSPATVSRVLNGNYPVAATTRERVLRAVDELDYVLNGPASSLAAATSDLVGILVNDIADPFFGIMAGAAQTAIGEGAFGRAGGEKLAVVCNTGGSPERELTYLTLLQRQRAAAVVLTGGALENPDHIAAMSAKLARLASAGTTVVLCGRPPVPGESVTATLTFDNRGGGRRLTEHLLALGHRRIGYVAGPAERTTTRHRLEGHRAALAAAGVDEDQERLTVHGSYDRRSGYDATRELLRRDPGLTAIAAANDTVALGACAALRDQGLRIPEDVSVAGFDDLPFSVDAVPALTTVRLPLHEAGMRAGRLAMGKEAPPPGGIATIGAELMARASTAPPKRG
- a CDS encoding sugar phosphate isomerase/epimerase family protein, producing MTVKQLTLPELTQACAALGVPGVGLWREPVREYGTEAAAKLVRDAGLAVTTLCRGGFFTAIDRAERAQALADNRAAIDEAATLGTDTLVLVSGGLPPGSRDLPAARERIADALGELAPYAGERGVRLAIEPLHPMYAADRCAVSTLTQALDIAERFPAEQVGVVVDTYHIWWDDQAPAAVARAGEGGRIHSFQLADWTTPLPAGVLNGRGQLGDGAVDLRAWRERVDAAGYTGPIEVELFNDALWARDGAEVLSETAARYVQHAL